In a genomic window of Bordetella petrii:
- the cynS gene encoding cyanase gives MTRAEVTELVVTQKLKKGLKWTDIAKTLGRSKEWTAAALLGQMTLTAEQAQAAGQLLDLPEDAVLQLQVTPLKGSLPTAVPTDPLIYRFYELVNVYGTTFKSLIHEEFGDGIMSAIDFKMDLARESDPAGDRVRIVMSGKFLPYKQY, from the coding sequence ATGACCCGCGCAGAAGTCACCGAACTTGTCGTGACCCAGAAGCTGAAGAAAGGCTTGAAGTGGACCGACATTGCCAAGACCCTGGGCCGCAGCAAAGAATGGACGGCAGCCGCGCTGCTGGGCCAGATGACGCTGACCGCCGAGCAGGCCCAGGCCGCCGGCCAGCTGCTCGACTTGCCTGAAGACGCCGTTCTGCAACTGCAGGTCACGCCGCTGAAAGGCTCGTTGCCGACCGCCGTGCCCACCGACCCGCTGATCTATCGCTTCTATGAATTGGTGAACGTATATGGCACGACCTTCAAGTCGTTGATCCACGAAGAGTTCGGCGACGGCATCATGAGCGCCATCGACTTCAAGATGGACCTGGCGCGCGAAAGCGACCCGGCCGGCGACCGGGTGCGCATTGTGATGAGCGGCAAGTTCCTGCCCTACAAGCAGTACTGA
- a CDS encoding DUF3141 domain-containing protein, with amino-acid sequence MRGGHPPESAVAVSASRSAQPALPSNPWAAACEYAIDAMQRGVLYADVMRQRGNQYHSHMAKRAPNVLSMQSELVLDGREFARPVNYGLLRIVPPPGVETDPQKRPFLVVDPRAGHGPGIGGFKPESEIGVAVNAGHPCYFASFLPQPTVTQTVEDVMRAEARFLEEIIARHPESEGKPVVVGNCQAGWQIMMTAAMRPELFGPIIVAGAPLSYWAGWRGMNPMRYSGGLTGGSWLTELASDLGHGRFDGAWLVQNFENLNPANTLWSKQYHLYSKVDTEAERYLSFEKWWGGHVFLNAPEIQYIVDNLFIGNRLATAGLVTSDGIRIDLRNIRSPIIVFCSKGDNITPPPQALGWIPDLYQDDAEVVAHNQTIVYAVHESIGHLGIFVSGSVARKEHHEFTANIDLIDVLPAGIYQAEIADKTPDTPNADLTEGDYVLSFARRKVDDVRAIVARREDDDRRFAAVARISDINLGLYRSFVQPWVRAAVTPQSAEWLQRMHPLRLPYELISDRNPWVAPVTQVAEQARQHRQPAAPDNPYTVLERMASNAIEASLNIWQELRDAAGEQLFMNIYGSPLVQNWAGLGAKVGPPRKHPGVSPEHRQFMAGRADELRAQMDQGGVREAAMRMLVYVANAEGGIDARSFAMLRKMRADADSGLALQEFKNVARDQALMMRLDGQAALRAMPTLLARASAAEIRDAFGTMRHVLEATGPLNERARGHLEEMEQIFRNAARKALARAKKPAAGKAARRPKEIPAS; translated from the coding sequence ATGCGCGGCGGACACCCACCGGAGTCTGCCGTGGCCGTATCCGCCTCCCGCAGCGCCCAACCCGCCCTGCCTTCCAACCCCTGGGCCGCCGCCTGTGAATACGCCATCGATGCGATGCAGCGCGGCGTGCTGTATGCCGACGTCATGCGCCAGCGCGGCAACCAGTACCACAGCCACATGGCCAAGCGCGCGCCCAATGTGCTCAGCATGCAATCCGAGCTGGTGCTGGATGGCCGCGAATTCGCCCGCCCGGTCAACTACGGCCTGCTGCGCATCGTGCCACCCCCTGGCGTCGAAACAGACCCGCAGAAGCGCCCCTTTCTGGTCGTGGACCCGCGTGCCGGGCACGGGCCGGGCATCGGCGGCTTCAAGCCCGAAAGCGAGATCGGCGTGGCGGTGAACGCGGGCCACCCGTGCTATTTCGCGTCGTTCCTGCCCCAGCCCACCGTTACGCAAACCGTCGAAGACGTGATGCGCGCCGAGGCGCGTTTCCTGGAAGAAATCATCGCCCGCCATCCCGAATCCGAAGGCAAGCCGGTGGTGGTGGGCAATTGCCAGGCGGGCTGGCAGATCATGATGACGGCCGCCATGCGGCCCGAGCTGTTCGGCCCCATTATCGTGGCGGGCGCGCCGCTGTCGTACTGGGCCGGCTGGCGCGGCATGAACCCCATGCGCTATAGCGGCGGCCTGACGGGCGGCAGCTGGCTCACCGAGCTGGCCAGCGACCTCGGCCACGGCCGCTTCGATGGCGCCTGGCTGGTGCAGAACTTCGAAAACCTCAACCCCGCCAACACGCTCTGGAGCAAACAGTACCACCTGTACTCGAAGGTGGACACCGAGGCCGAGCGCTACCTGAGCTTCGAGAAGTGGTGGGGCGGCCATGTGTTCCTGAACGCGCCGGAAATCCAGTACATCGTCGACAACCTGTTCATCGGCAACCGCCTGGCCACCGCCGGGCTGGTCACCTCGGACGGCATCCGCATCGACCTGCGCAACATCCGCTCGCCCATCATCGTGTTCTGTTCCAAGGGCGACAACATTACGCCGCCGCCGCAAGCGCTGGGCTGGATACCCGACCTGTACCAGGACGACGCCGAAGTGGTGGCGCACAACCAGACCATCGTGTACGCGGTGCACGAAAGCATCGGCCACCTGGGCATTTTCGTGTCGGGCAGCGTGGCCCGCAAAGAGCACCATGAATTCACCGCCAACATCGATCTGATCGACGTGCTGCCCGCCGGCATCTACCAGGCCGAAATCGCCGACAAGACGCCCGACACGCCCAACGCCGACCTGACCGAGGGCGACTACGTGCTGTCGTTCGCGCGCCGCAAAGTCGATGACGTGCGGGCCATCGTGGCGCGCCGCGAAGACGATGACCGCCGCTTTGCCGCCGTGGCGCGCATTTCCGACATCAACCTGGGCCTGTACCGCAGCTTCGTGCAGCCCTGGGTGCGCGCCGCCGTCACGCCGCAATCGGCCGAATGGCTGCAGCGCATGCATCCGCTGCGCCTGCCCTACGAACTGATCTCGGACCGCAACCCCTGGGTAGCGCCCGTGACGCAGGTGGCCGAGCAGGCCCGCCAGCACCGCCAGCCGGCCGCGCCGGACAACCCCTATACGGTGCTGGAACGCATGGCCTCGAACGCCATCGAAGCCAGCCTGAACATCTGGCAGGAACTGCGCGACGCGGCTGGCGAGCAGCTGTTCATGAACATCTACGGCTCGCCGCTGGTGCAGAACTGGGCAGGCCTGGGCGCCAAGGTCGGGCCGCCCCGCAAGCACCCCGGCGTGTCGCCCGAGCACCGCCAGTTCATGGCCGGACGGGCCGACGAGCTGCGCGCGCAGATGGACCAGGGCGGCGTGCGCGAAGCCGCCATGCGCATGCTGGTGTACGTGGCCAACGCCGAGGGCGGCATCGATGCGCGCAGCTTCGCCATGCTGCGCAAGATGCGCGCCGATGCCGACTCGGGACTGGCGCTGCAAGAATTCAAGAATGTGGCGCGCGACCAGGCCCTGATGATGCGCCTGGACGGCCAGGCCGCGCTGCGGGCCATGCCGACGCTGCTGGCGCGCGCATCGGCCGCCGAGATCCGCGACGCGTTCGGCACGATGCGCCACGTCCTCGAAGCCACCGGCCCGCTGAACGAGCGGGCTCGCGGCCATCTGGAAGAAATGGAGCAGATATTCCGCAACGCGGCGCGAAAAGCGCTGGCGCGCGCGAAGAAGCCCGCTGCCGGTAAGGCAGCCCGTCGTCCCAAGGAGATTCCCGCATCATGA
- a CDS encoding phosphoglycerate kinase, with protein MAKVNTLSALAKAGALHGKRVFIRADLNVPFDDAGQISEDTRIRASVPGIRLALDGGAAVMVTSHLGRPTEGTLTDADSLDRVGQRLSQLLGMPVQLVKNWVDGVNVDPGQVVLLENCRVNPGEKKNDETLSRKMAALCDIYVNDAFGTAHRAEATTHGMARFAPIACAGPLLEAELQALGRALHEPKRPLVAIVGGSKVSTKLSILQSLADKVDQLVVGGGIANTFMLAAGLSIGKSLAEPDQVDQARAVIDMMKARGADVPIPTDVVCAKSFSVDAQATVKAADAVADDDLILDIGPQTAQQLAGILAKAGTIVWNGPVGVFEFEAFSHGTEVLAKAIADSPAFSIAGGGDTLAAIAKYGIADKVGYISTGGGAFLEFLEGKSLPAVAILQERAG; from the coding sequence ATGGCCAAGGTCAACACCCTGTCCGCGCTGGCCAAGGCCGGCGCGCTGCACGGCAAGCGCGTGTTCATTCGCGCCGACCTGAACGTGCCGTTCGACGACGCCGGCCAGATCAGCGAAGACACGCGCATCCGCGCCTCGGTGCCGGGCATCCGCCTGGCGCTCGACGGCGGGGCTGCCGTCATGGTTACCTCGCACCTGGGCCGGCCCACCGAAGGCACGCTGACCGACGCCGATTCGCTTGACCGCGTCGGCCAGCGCCTGTCGCAATTGCTTGGCATGCCCGTGCAGCTGGTGAAAAACTGGGTCGACGGCGTCAACGTCGACCCGGGCCAGGTGGTGCTGCTGGAAAACTGCCGCGTCAACCCCGGCGAAAAAAAGAACGACGAAACGCTGTCGCGCAAGATGGCGGCGTTGTGCGACATCTACGTCAACGACGCGTTCGGCACCGCGCACCGCGCCGAGGCCACCACGCATGGCATGGCCCGATTCGCGCCCATTGCCTGCGCCGGCCCGCTGCTCGAGGCCGAGCTGCAGGCCCTGGGCCGTGCTCTGCACGAACCCAAGCGCCCGCTGGTGGCCATCGTGGGCGGCTCGAAAGTGTCGACCAAGCTGTCCATCCTGCAGTCGCTGGCTGACAAGGTCGACCAACTTGTCGTGGGCGGCGGCATTGCCAACACCTTCATGCTGGCGGCCGGGCTGTCCATCGGCAAGTCGCTGGCCGAGCCCGACCAGGTTGACCAGGCCCGCGCCGTGATCGACATGATGAAGGCGCGCGGCGCCGACGTGCCCATTCCCACCGACGTGGTGTGCGCCAAGTCGTTTTCCGTCGACGCCCAGGCCACCGTCAAGGCGGCCGACGCGGTGGCCGACGATGACCTCATCCTGGACATCGGTCCGCAAACCGCGCAGCAGCTGGCCGGCATTCTGGCAAAGGCGGGCACCATCGTCTGGAACGGCCCGGTGGGCGTGTTCGAGTTCGAGGCGTTCTCGCACGGCACCGAGGTGCTGGCCAAGGCCATCGCCGATTCTCCCGCGTTTTCCATCGCGGGCGGCGGCGACACCCTGGCGGCCATCGCCAAGTACGGCATCGCCGACAAGGTGGGCTATATCTCGACGGGCGGCGGGGCGTTCCTGGAATTCCTGGAAGGCAAGTCGCTGCCGGCGGTCGCCATCCTGCAAGAGCGCGCCGGCTGA